From the genome of Spinacia oleracea cultivar Varoflay chromosome 2, BTI_SOV_V1, whole genome shotgun sequence, one region includes:
- the LOC110796343 gene encoding uncharacterized protein produces MGLNRRVLFPSYLCFTSEKDPFYLCFQMRGDFLELALQFGNIGPWNPVGITQMGLMQGYFSTSFRAAEFTACIILLTILLIDIIRITAALDQQDISNRSQILPEQLALEGGDFPTLSSKSAIMDTNNKKPRKNNNLPQSAVITPTSVAQPAVKPSLLPVSTSQVTPLTDPPPKTLKSQISIAPPGFEDPNDVIIEDETSMEERAQDSPSPPQIQSNLSALSQRFTPQQLLTASAVMKAMAELSSRRIEGNQIVVTGNRPGAMPVRNLYETLEHEVVLPAQPEPILVQSENPGRRKRHSSRRRERSTRRRESVSEQEGSFPAGRESTSYHEEYIVQSPQPGWNRYEGYLPHQEPMRRTIHPKDSPLCRGILEQPMEKVKMPTCKYNGTTDPENHSTAFEQHMMLYSDSDAMWCKVFQTTLSGVAADWYKKLPAGSIFSFRQIQEDFVRRFISKVERKKTSGELMSISQRPKEPLREYLTRFNNESITIPDLQQEIAVLALLRGMQECEFKRYLGRKSFTSLGEALRKANEYIRSDELMLISPMGGNQAVQSAKKDHVPIQQHNYRKDNGRKEGHQQRGGYPNRQQPIGAYQVYTPLNTARATIYAVNKSAAWRKPLPMDAPGNNKNFCAFHNDHGHYTEHCKELKDNIEELVRRGYLSQYRVRQEGQGGNNRQGSSHSHAPYTPTQPGYAQPTGRIEQAPPSRQEIRSLPETGKDGADRGKRPTVWVISGGPVHGGTVSGAIRNLEEHRHLVSYHSARKWPEPIPLPVITFTSDDCRGIIYPHDDPLVLELEIANFPVKRCLIDGGSSANIIFWEAFTQLNIDHGELARVSYPVIGFSGASVYPEGSIRLPVQVGRGSSTRDLMVDFLVIKVPAAYNVIIGRPFIHDAQAVVSTYHLTMIYLSNLERTERVHGSQETARSCYLTAIKAPGRMVPKTNLTREANMPTKRKRGDLSMENFDERPVCIPRPAADGETREIELVEGVPERTVRIGADMEADQQVNLIGLLRENADVFAFSADEMPGISPDIIVHRLNVDKSVRPVKQKKRNFSSEKNAAIKEEVEKLLEAGFIEVCDYPEWLANVVMVKKSNGSWRMCVDFTNLNGACPKDCYPLPRIDRLVDSTSGHALLSFLDAFSGYHQISLCKADRKKAAFITDSGVYSYKAMPFGLKNAGATYQKLVDRVFASQKGRNIEVYVDDSIVKSRLASDHIDDLRETFETLRRFRMKLNPKKCVFGVRSGKFLGFLVSERGIDANPDKVDAIMNLPEPGCIKDVQKLTGRMAALTRFISKSADRSLPFFNVLKQNKKFKWGETEKAAFEAVKRHLQVLPTIARPEEGDTLQLYISASQHTVAAVLIIEKDKTQIPVYFVSHILQEAETRYSLIEKLGLAVLIAARKLRPYFDAHGIQVLTNYPLEKAMQKMDTSGRLLKWAIELSEFHMEYRPRMAIKAQALSDFIVEASYQEEEIKEGIWEVAVDGSVTKSGAGAGVIVTSPEGDQFEYAIKFSFQASNNEAEYEAAIAGIQICTAAGARRLMLTTDSQLVANQFSGEYETKEESMKRYAEKLKQSVAQLESFEIKLVPRSENMLADSLSKLASSSALVKSVMMEVMHRRSTEVLGKEVMVITSQPEWYDTLWAYKRDGTLPAEKTEARRLIRNSCWFVIIRGQLYKRGFSLPLLRCISAYESARLIEEIHEGVCGNHQGGKTLALKCQRQGYYWPTMLTDAQEYVKKCEKCQVFSAVINRPANDLMPILNPIPFAQWGMDILGPFTTASGGRKFLIVAVDYFTKWIEAEPVAKITANQVKKFIWKNIITRFGLPMAIVMDHGVQFDCSPVQSFLSMYKVKFAYSSVCHPQSNGQAEAANKQILAAMRKKLDDYKAGWADIVPEILWGNRTTVKEATGESPFRLCFGSEAVIPAEVGLPTFRIQHYEENKNSKLLKQELDLLPEIRLRAEIRSAAYKQRISNAYNKRVKHRQLEVGDLVLRRTAATGKAKVQGKLTPNWEGPYQIWEEIVPGAFRLMDMGGTALKNSWNASVLRKFYV; encoded by the exons ATGGGTCTTAATAGAAGAGTCTTATTTCCCTCTTACTTGTGCTTTACAAGTGAGAAAGATCCATTTTACTTGTGCTTCCAGATGAGAGGCG ATTTCTTGGAGCTAGCACTGCAATTTGGAAATATTGGGCCGTGGAATCCTGTTGGCATTACTCAGATG GGCTTGATGCAAGGTTATTTCTCTACATCTTTCCGAGCTGCTGAATTTACTGCTTGTATTATACTTCTCActattttgctcatt GATATCATCAGGATAACAGCAGCACTCGACCAACAAGACATCTCCAACCGTTCCCAAATCCtaccggaacaattggcgctagaaggaggggacttcCCAACCTTGTCAAGTAAATCAGCCATCATGGATACCAACAAcaaaaaacctagaaaaaacAACAATCTCCCACAATCAGCAGTGATCACACCAACATCAGTAGCACAACCCGCAGTCAAACCTTCTCTCTTACCTGTCTCAACCAGCCAAGTCACACCACTTACCGATCCTCCCCCAAAAACACTCAAGTCACAGATAAGCATTGCCCCCCCAGGTTTTGAAGACCCGAACGACGTGATCATAGAGGACGAAACGTCCATGGAAGAAAGGGCACAGGATTCCCCATCACCCCCACAGATTCAGAGCAACCTCTCGGCGTTGTCCCAAAGGTTCACACCACAACAGCTGCTGACGGCGTCGGCCGTCATGAAAGCAATGGCTGAACTGTCCTCAAGGAGGATAGAGGGAAATCAGATCGTGGTTACCGGCAATCGCCCGGGTGCGATGCCGGTTAGAAATCTCTACGAAACCCTAGAGCATGAAGTGGTACTGCCAGCACAACCTGAACCAATACTTGTACAGAGTGAAAATCCGGGTAGAAGAAAAAGGCATAGCTCTCGGCGCAGAGAAAGGTCCACTAGACGCCGAGAGTCGGTGTCAGAGCAAGAAGGGTCGTTTCCTGCTGGTAGGGAATCGACATCGTATCACGAAGAGTACATCGTACAGTCTCCACAACCAGGTTGGAATAGATATGAAGGATATCTACCTCATCAGGAGCCGATGAGGCGAACCATACACCCCAAAGACTCCCCACTCTGCAGGGGTATACTGGAGCAACCTATGGAGAAAGTAAAGATGCCGACGTGCAAATACAACGGAACCACAGACCCCGAAAATCACTCCACCGCTTTCGAACAACACATGATGCTGTATTCTGACTCAGATGCCATGTGGTGCAAAGTGTTCCAAACCACATTATCAGGGGTGGCAGCCGATTGGTATAAGAAGTTGCCGGCCGGATCGATATTCAGTTTTCGGCAGATTCAAGAGGACTTTGTGAGGCGGTTCATTAGCAAGGTTGAACGAAAGAAAACATCTGGAGAACTGATGTCAATCTCACAAAGGCCGAAAGAGCCGCTGAGAGAATACCTTACTCGTTTTAACAACGAATCCATCACAATACCAGATTTACAGCAAGAAATAGCCGTCTTGGCTCTGTTGAGAGGGATGCAGGAATGCGAGTTCAAAAGGTACCTGGGAAGAAAATCATTTACCTCGCTGGGGGAGGCCTTGAGAAAAGCAAATGAGTATATCAGGAGTGATGAGCTGATGCTAATATCACCCATGGGGGGAAATCAGGCAGTACAATCGGCCAAGAAGGATCATGTTCCCATACAGCAACACAATTACCGGAAAGATAACGGTAGAAAGGAGGGCCATCAGCAAAGAGGGGGATATCCGAATAGACAACAGCCGATAGGGGCTTACCAGGTGTACACTCCCCTGAACACCGCCAGAGCCACGATCTACGCAGTAAATAAATCAGCAGCGTGGAGAAAACCGTTACCGATGGATGCCCCaggtaacaataagaacttttgtGCTTTTCATAATGATCATGGTCATTACACGGAGCATTGCAAAGAGCTCAAGGATAACATCGAAGAGCTGGTAAGAAGGGGATACCTATCCCAGTACAGGGTTCGACAGGAAGGCCAGGGAGGAAATAACAGGCAGGGCAGTTCGCATAGTCATGCCCCATATACACCTACTCAGCCAGGGTATGCACAACCCACTGGTAGGATTGAACAGGCACCACCATCCCGGCAAGAAATCCGGTCATTACCGGAAACAGGCAAAGATGGGGCCGATAGGGGAAAGAGACCCACGGTTTGGGTGATCTCTGGAGGGCCCGTGCATGGAGGTACAGTCAGCGGGGCAATAAGAAATCTAGAGGAGCACAGGCATTTGGTGAGTTACCATAGCGCAAGGAAATGGCCGGAACCAATCCCCCTACCGGTCATCACGTTCACCTCGGACGATTGTCGCGGCATTATATATCCCCATGATGACCCGCTGGTATTGGAACTCGAGATAGCAAACTTCCCCGTCAAGAGATGCCTGATTGATGGAGGCAGCTCTGCGAACATCATATTCTGGGAAGCTTTCACCCAGCTGAACATAGATCACGGAGAGTTAGCAAGGGTGAGCTATCCCGTTATCGGATTCTCTGGAGCCAGCGTCTATCCAGAAGGCAGTATCCGTCTACCGGTTCAAGTAGGTAGAGGATCATCAACCAGGGACTTAATGGTCGACTTTTTGGTGATAAAAGTACCAGCAGCGTATAACGTAATAATTGGTCGACCATTCATTCATGACGCACAGGCGGTGGTGTCCACATATCATTTGACCATGATATATCTCTCAAATCTGGAAAGAACAGAAAGGGTACATGGCAGTCAGGAGACTGCCAGATCGTGTTATCTGACAGCGATAAAGGCACCAGGAAGAATGGTGCCGAAAACCAACCTTACCCGAGAAGCAAACATGCCAACCAAAAGAAAGAGAGGGGATCTGAGCATGGAAAATTTTGATGAAAGGCCGGTTTGCATCCCAAGGCCGGCGGCAGATGGAGAAACTCGGGAAATTGAATTGGTAGAAGGAGTTCCAGAAAGAACGGTACGAATAGGTGCCGATATGGAGGCAGATCAGCAGGTCAATCTCATCGGCCTGTTACGAGAAAATGCAGACGTCTTTGCCTTCTCTGCAGATGAAATGCCCGGTATCAGCCCAGACATCATAGTGCATCGTCTGAATGTAGACAAGTCAGTCAGGCCGGTAAAgcaaaagaagagaaatttcTCCAGTGAAAAAAATGCtgcaataaaagaagaagtggaaAAACTGCTGGAAGCAGGGTTCATAGAAGTTTGTGACTACCCCGAATGGTTGGCCAACGTAGTCATGGTAAAAAAGTCAAATGGCAgttggcgaatgtgcgtagattttacCAATCTGAATGGGGCGTGCCCCAAGGACTGCTATCCATTGCCACGGATCGATAGACTGGTAGATTCAACAAGTGGCCACGCTCTTTTGAGTTTCCTGGATGCCTTCTCAGGGTATCACCAAATCAGCTTGTGTAAAGCCGATAGAAAGAAGGCCGCCTTCATCACAGATTCAGGGGTATACAGCTATAAGGCTATGCCATTTGGGCTGAAGAATGCAGGAGCAACCTACCAGAAGTTGGTGGACAGGGTATTTGCttcccagaaagggaggaacatAGAAGTATATGTGGATGACTCAATAGTAAAAAGCCGATTGGCCAGCGACCACATTGACGATTTGAGAGAAACTTTCGAAACTCTGAGGAGGTTCAGGATGAAGTTAAACCCCAAGAAATGTGTATTCGGGGTCCGATCAGGAAAGTTCCTGGGTTTCCTAGTAAGCGAAAGGGGGATCGATGCCAATCCAGATAAGGTAGATGCAATTATGAATCTACCAGAACCCGGTTGCATAAAGGACGTGCAAAAGTTAACAGGAAGAATGGCCGCATTGACCCGGTTCATCAGCAAATCAGCAGACAGGTCGTTGCCCTTTTTCAACGTGTTAAAGCAAAACAAGAAATTCAAGTGGGGAGAAACAGAAAAAGCAGCCTTTGAGGCAGTAAAACGGCACCTGCAAGTCCTACCCACAATAGCCCGACCAGAGGAAGGGGACACGCTGCAGCTATACATATCTGCTTCTCAACACACAGTAGCAGCAGTTCTGATCATAGAGAAAGATAAAACACAGATACCGGTgtactttgtcagccacatcCTGCAAGAAGCAGAAACGAGGTACTCCTTGATAGAAAAGTTGGGGTTGGCAGTACTGATTGCAGCCAGAAAGCTGAGACCTTACTTTGATGCACACGGGATCCAAGTCCTCACAAACTACCCGCTGGAAAAAGCAATGCAAAAAATGGACACATCAGGCAGACTCCTAAAATGGGCGATTGAACTATCAGAGTTTCACATGGAGTATCGGCCCAGAATGGCTATAAAAGCCCAAGCACTGTCTGACTTCATAGTCGAAGCATCATACCAGGAGGAGGAAATAAAGGAAGGAATATGGGAAGTAGCAGTAGACGGCTCGGTCACCAAATCAGGGGCAGGAGCAGGGGTAATAGTTACCTCACCAGAAGGAGACCAGTTCGAGTATGCTATTAAGTTCTCTTTCCAGGCATCAAACAACGAGGCAGAATACGAAGCCGCAATCGCTGGCATACAGATCTGCACGGCAGCTGGTGCTCGTAGGCTCATGCTCACAACCGACTCACAGCTGGTTGCAAACCAGTTCTCAGGAGAATATGAAACGAAGGAAGAATCCATGAAACGATACGCCGAAAAGCTTAAACAGTCAGTGGCACAGTTGGAAAGCTTCGAAATAAAATTAGTACCCCGATCAGAGAACATGCTGGCAGACTCCCTGTCAAAACTGGCCAGCTCAAGTGCTCTGGTAAAATCAGTAATGATGGAAGTCATGCATCGAAGGAGCACTGAAGTATTGGGAAAAGAGGTCATGGTAATCACGAGCCAACCTGAATGGTATGACACCTTGTGGGCATACAAGAGAGATGGAACACTGCCTGCAGAAAAAACGGAAGCAAGAAGGTTGATTAGAAACTCATGCTGGTTTGTAATCATCAGAGGCCAACTCTACAAACGGGGTTTTAGCTTGCCTCTGTTACGATGCATATCAGCATACGAATCGGCACGACTGatagaagaaatacatgaaGGAGTGTGTGGAAATCATCAGGGAGGAAAAACCCTTGCACTGAAATGCCAAAGGCAAGGATACTACTGGCCGACAATGCTAACAGACGCACAGGAGTACGTCAAGAAATGTGAAAAATGTCAAGTTTTTTCAGCAGTCATCAATCGTCCTGCAAACGATCTCATGCCAATCCTAAATCCAATACCGTTCGCccagtggggaatggacatTCTGGGACCATTCACAACGGCATCCGGTGGAAGAAAATTTCTGATAGTGGCAGtcgattatttcaccaaatggataGAAGCAGAACCGGTGGCAAAGATAACTGCAAATCAGGTCAAAAAGTTCATATGGAAAAATATAATCACCAGGTTCGGATTACCGATGGCAATCGTGATGGACCATGGGGTACAGTTTGATTGCTCGCCAGTTCAAAGTTTCTTGAGTATGTACAAGGTCAAGTTTGCCTACTCTTCTGTTTGTCATCCCCAAAGCAATGGACAGGCAGAAGCTGCCAATAAGCAGATACTGGCAGCAATGAGAAAGAAGCTAGACGACTATAAGGCCGGTTGGGCCGATATTGTTCCAGAGATACTTTGGGGAAATAGAACCACCGTTAAGGAAGCAACGGGAGAGAGCCCATTCCGTCTATGTTTCGGATCAGAAGCAGTGATACCAGCAGAAGTAGGGTTACCTACATTCAGGATCCAGCATTATGAAGAAAACAAGAACAGTAAACTGTTAAAGCAGGAGCTGGATCTTCTACCAGAGATCAGACTCAGAGCAGAAATCAGATCGGCGGCTTACAAGCAGCGCATAAGTAATGCCTACAACAAAAGAGTAAAACACAGACAACTTGAAGTAGGAGACCTGGTGCTCCGCAGAACTGCAGCTACAGGCAAGGCAAAGGTCCAAGGAAAGTTAACCCCAAACTGGGAGGGGCCTTATCAGATATGGGAAGAAATCGTACCAGGAGCTTTTAGGCTGATGGATATGGGTGGAACAGCGCTAAAAAATTCATGGAACGCCAGCGTCCTTAGAAAGTTTTATGTGTAG